A genomic segment from Actinoplanes sichuanensis encodes:
- a CDS encoding helix-turn-helix domain-containing protein, with protein MEHVGTRLRRWRLRRGLSQRVLAELAGFSQGYVAQIESGTAPLERRAARESLARALQISVGELTGRTDDGTPESPVGAAAVAGLRAGIVALAVPVVTGGEPSTAGDVDTATLDRFYGACRYDLLVPALAEALTVLGSRAAAGAAGRCHLRRVVEVCSTTVATCVQLGHPDLTLAPAGMAMRAAEDLGEPAYLGLANYARIRAVGTTAGADRVVGDGIERLSRYAGANPVTAGTYGMHHLIAAEMAARAGRAEAATAHLDEAAAVAAFTGERADDWFSFGPTNVGMWRLAVLVALGDGVAARTPMPGFHPESLPSAQRRATYFIDLSRALLQGRGLEDPAVTALYRAEMIAPQQVCASDGAREALRTLLSRPRFGRDGRLRGLAGRAGIRD; from the coding sequence ATGGAACATGTGGGGACGCGGCTGCGGCGCTGGCGGCTACGGCGTGGGCTCAGCCAACGGGTGCTGGCCGAGCTGGCCGGGTTCAGCCAGGGATATGTGGCGCAGATCGAGAGCGGGACCGCGCCTCTGGAACGTCGGGCCGCGCGGGAATCCCTGGCCCGGGCGTTGCAGATCTCGGTGGGTGAGCTGACCGGGCGGACGGACGACGGGACGCCGGAATCACCGGTGGGTGCGGCGGCGGTCGCCGGGTTGCGGGCCGGGATCGTGGCGCTGGCGGTTCCGGTGGTGACCGGCGGAGAACCGTCGACGGCCGGCGACGTGGACACCGCCACCCTGGACCGCTTCTACGGCGCGTGCCGCTACGACCTGCTGGTTCCGGCGTTGGCAGAGGCGCTGACCGTACTGGGTTCGCGAGCGGCCGCGGGGGCGGCCGGGCGGTGCCATCTGCGCCGGGTGGTGGAGGTGTGTTCGACCACGGTGGCCACCTGTGTGCAGCTGGGGCATCCGGATCTGACGCTCGCCCCGGCCGGGATGGCGATGCGGGCGGCGGAGGACCTCGGCGAACCGGCCTACCTGGGGCTGGCGAACTATGCGCGGATCCGGGCGGTCGGCACCACCGCCGGCGCCGACCGGGTCGTCGGGGACGGGATCGAGCGTTTGTCCCGGTACGCCGGTGCGAACCCGGTCACCGCCGGGACCTACGGGATGCATCATCTGATCGCGGCGGAGATGGCGGCGCGGGCGGGCCGGGCCGAGGCGGCGACCGCCCATCTGGACGAGGCGGCGGCGGTCGCGGCGTTCACCGGGGAACGGGCCGACGACTGGTTCAGTTTCGGGCCGACGAACGTGGGCATGTGGCGGCTCGCCGTCCTGGTGGCGCTCGGCGACGGGGTGGCCGCCCGTACCCCGATGCCCGGTTTCCATCCGGAGAGCCTGCCCTCGGCGCAGCGCCGGGCCACCTACTTCATCGATCTGTCGCGGGCTCTGCTGCAGGGCCGCGGCCTGGAGGACCCGGCGGTGACCGCCCTGTACCGGGCCGAGATGATCGCGCCGCAGCAGGTCTGCGCGTCGGACGGCGCCCGGGAGGCGCTGCGGACCCTGCTGTCGCGCCCGCGGTTCGGGCGGGACGGCCGTCTGCGTGGTCTCGCGGGCCGGGCCGGGATCCGTGATTAG